The Leeia aquatica genome has a window encoding:
- a CDS encoding nicotinate phosphoribosyltransferase, protein MFDNLILNTDSYKASHYLQYPPGASAMYSYIESRGGRFDRTVFFGLQSILQDYLSKPITAGMIAEARELFAAHGEPFNEAGWQHILDVHQGRLPLRIRAVAEGSVVPTHQCLVTVESTDPAAFWLVSYLEPVLLRLWYTTTVATVSWHAKQIIRRYLQATSDDPAGQLPFKLHDFGARGVSSTESSALGGLAHLVNFMGTDTVLSLVAARRYYDEPMAGFSIPAAEHSTVTSWGREHEFDAYRNMLQQFAKPGALLAVVSDSYDLFHAIEQGWGGELREQVVASGATLVVRPDSGDPVEIVRKSAEMLAEQFGVTLNSKGYKLLNHVRLIQGDGINLQAIEAILAGLQAKGFAADNIAFGMGGALLQQCNRDTQKFAMKCSAMQVNGSWRDVYKDPVTDHGKVSKKGRVALYRRNGAYVTTATPLPGDEDAMLTVFENGALCHRHTLAEVRARSEAR, encoded by the coding sequence ATGTTTGACAATCTGATCCTCAATACCGATTCCTACAAGGCCAGCCATTACCTGCAATATCCGCCAGGCGCTTCGGCCATGTATTCCTATATCGAATCGCGTGGCGGGCGTTTTGACCGTACCGTGTTTTTCGGCCTGCAAAGCATCCTGCAGGACTATCTGTCCAAGCCGATCACTGCCGGGATGATTGCCGAGGCGCGCGAGCTGTTTGCCGCCCACGGCGAACCGTTCAACGAAGCGGGCTGGCAGCACATTCTGGACGTACACCAGGGGCGGCTGCCCTTGCGCATTCGCGCGGTGGCGGAAGGCAGTGTGGTACCGACCCACCAGTGTCTGGTGACGGTAGAATCGACCGACCCGGCGGCGTTCTGGCTGGTCAGCTATCTGGAGCCGGTGCTGCTGCGGCTGTGGTATACCACCACGGTGGCGACGGTATCGTGGCACGCCAAGCAGATCATCCGCCGTTATCTGCAAGCGACCTCGGATGACCCGGCTGGGCAATTGCCTTTCAAGCTGCATGATTTCGGGGCGCGCGGGGTATCCAGTACCGAGAGCTCGGCGCTCGGTGGCCTCGCCCATCTGGTCAATTTCATGGGCACCGACACCGTGCTGTCGCTGGTAGCTGCGCGCCGTTATTACGATGAGCCAATGGCGGGCTTCTCGATCCCGGCGGCGGAGCACTCGACCGTCACCAGCTGGGGGCGCGAGCATGAGTTTGATGCTTATCGCAACATGTTGCAGCAGTTCGCCAAGCCGGGTGCATTGCTGGCGGTGGTGTCCGACAGCTATGACCTGTTCCACGCCATCGAGCAGGGCTGGGGCGGCGAGCTGCGCGAGCAGGTGGTAGCCTCAGGTGCCACGCTGGTGGTGCGCCCCGATTCCGGCGACCCGGTGGAAATCGTGCGCAAGAGTGCCGAGATGCTGGCCGAGCAGTTTGGCGTGACCCTCAACAGCAAAGGCTACAAGCTACTCAACCATGTGCGCCTGATTCAGGGCGATGGCATCAATCTGCAAGCCATTGAGGCGATCCTGGCGGGCCTGCAGGCCAAGGGCTTTGCCGCTGACAATATCGCGTTTGGCATGGGCGGAGCGCTGCTGCAGCAATGCAACCGTGATACGCAAAAGTTTGCCATGAAGTGCAGTGCCATGCAGGTCAATGGTAGCTGGCGCGATGTGTACAAGGACCCTGTCACCGATCATGGCAAGGTCTCCAAGAAGGGCCGTGTGGCGCTGTATCGTCGAAATGGCGCCTATGTCACCACCGCCACCCCCTTGCCGGGTGATGAGGATGCCATGCTGACGGTGTTTGAGAATGGCGCACTGTGCCATCGCCATACTTTGGCCGAGGTGCGGGCGCGTAGCGAAGCGAGATGA
- the topA gene encoding type I DNA topoisomerase, with the protein MAANLLIVESPAKAKTIKKYLGADFEVLASYGHVRGLVRKDGSVDVDNDFAMKYQVIARNSKHVDAIAKAVKDADNVYLATDPDREGEAISWHILEILKGKRLTVNKTIRRVVFHEITQSAVKDAVANPRDIASDLVNAQQARSALDYLVGFNLSPLLWRKIRQGLSAGRVQSPALRLICERELEIRAFQSQEYWSIHLDSHKSRTRFSAKLFQYQGKKLEQFDINNDVRHSEVLASLNGHPANVVQVEKKRKSRSPVAPFTTSTMLQEAGRKLGLTADRTTRAAQQLYEGIDIGSGPVGLITYMRTDSVALAAEAVTEIRHYISKNFEADSLPAQPVQYKNKAKNAQEAHEAIRPTSIFRTPEAMKGFLTPDQFKLYEMIWKRTVSSQMAPARFDVTSVDIEVGSGNLFRASGQVLTFAGFMAVYLEDEDDAEDEDNARLPVLEQGDVLPVDRLYGDQHFTQPPPRYTEASLIKALEEFGIGRPSTYPSIITTLKDREYVLVDKKRLTPTDTGEVVNKFLTEHFTQYVDYHFTAKLEDKLDEISNGDRDWIPVMQEFWKGFHKQVEEKKNLTRAEVTHEALDEACPKCGKQLTIRFGKRGRFVGCSGYPECDYTRNLNGNAEEEEVEPSLVEGRICPKCGGGMVLKNGPYGKFVGCANYPTCKHIEPLEKPKDTGVTCPECNKGTLIERKSRYGKLFYSCNTYPACKYATWNPPLAEACPQCKWPILTLKTTKRRGTEKVCPQKECGYSEVVTPPEPKA; encoded by the coding sequence ATGGCAGCCAATCTGCTGATCGTGGAATCGCCCGCCAAGGCGAAGACCATCAAGAAATACCTCGGTGCCGACTTTGAGGTGCTGGCCTCCTATGGCCATGTGCGCGGACTGGTGCGCAAGGACGGTTCGGTAGACGTCGACAACGACTTCGCCATGAAATACCAGGTGATTGCACGCAACAGCAAGCATGTGGATGCCATTGCCAAGGCGGTGAAAGACGCCGACAACGTCTATCTGGCGACTGACCCGGACCGCGAAGGCGAGGCGATTTCCTGGCATATTCTGGAAATCCTCAAAGGCAAGCGGCTCACCGTCAACAAGACCATTCGCCGGGTGGTGTTCCACGAAATCACCCAGAGCGCGGTCAAAGACGCGGTGGCCAACCCGCGCGACATCGCATCCGATCTGGTCAACGCCCAGCAGGCACGGTCAGCGCTGGACTATCTGGTGGGTTTCAACCTGTCACCGCTGCTGTGGCGCAAGATTCGCCAAGGGCTCTCTGCCGGTCGGGTACAAAGCCCGGCGCTGCGCCTGATCTGCGAGCGTGAGCTGGAAATCCGCGCCTTCCAGAGCCAGGAGTACTGGTCCATCCATCTGGATAGCCACAAGAGCCGCACCCGCTTCTCCGCCAAGCTGTTCCAGTATCAAGGCAAGAAGCTGGAGCAGTTCGACATCAACAATGATGTCCGCCACAGCGAGGTGCTGGCCAGCCTCAATGGCCACCCGGCCAACGTGGTACAGGTGGAGAAAAAGCGCAAGTCGCGCAGCCCGGTGGCACCATTCACCACCTCCACCATGCTGCAGGAGGCGGGCCGCAAGCTGGGCCTGACGGCCGACCGTACCACCCGTGCCGCCCAGCAGCTGTACGAGGGGATCGACATTGGCAGCGGCCCGGTGGGTCTGATCACCTATATGCGTACCGACTCGGTAGCACTGGCGGCTGAGGCCGTCACCGAGATCCGCCACTACATCAGCAAAAACTTTGAGGCTGACAGCCTGCCTGCGCAGCCGGTGCAATACAAAAACAAGGCCAAGAATGCGCAGGAGGCGCACGAGGCGATTCGCCCGACCTCCATCTTCCGCACCCCGGAAGCGATGAAGGGCTTTCTGACGCCGGACCAGTTCAAGCTGTATGAAATGATCTGGAAGCGCACGGTATCCAGCCAGATGGCCCCGGCCCGCTTTGATGTGACCAGTGTTGATATCGAAGTGGGCAGTGGCAACCTGTTCCGCGCCAGCGGCCAGGTACTGACCTTTGCCGGTTTCATGGCGGTCTATCTGGAAGACGAGGACGACGCCGAGGATGAGGACAACGCCCGTCTGCCGGTGCTGGAACAAGGCGATGTGCTGCCGGTCGACCGCCTGTACGGTGACCAGCACTTTACCCAGCCACCACCGCGCTATACCGAAGCCAGCCTGATCAAGGCACTGGAAGAGTTCGGCATTGGCCGCCCGTCCACCTACCCCAGCATCATTACCACGCTCAAAGACCGTGAGTATGTGCTGGTGGACAAGAAGCGGCTGACTCCGACGGACACCGGTGAAGTGGTCAACAAATTCCTCACCGAGCACTTCACCCAGTACGTGGACTACCACTTCACCGCCAAGCTGGAAGACAAGCTGGACGAGATCTCCAATGGCGATCGCGACTGGATTCCGGTGATGCAGGAATTCTGGAAAGGCTTCCACAAGCAGGTGGAGGAGAAGAAGAACCTGACTCGTGCCGAAGTCACGCATGAGGCGCTGGACGAAGCCTGTCCCAAGTGCGGCAAGCAGCTCACCATCCGCTTTGGCAAGCGGGGCCGTTTTGTCGGCTGCTCGGGCTACCCGGAATGCGACTACACCCGCAACCTCAACGGCAACGCCGAAGAGGAAGAAGTGGAACCCTCGCTGGTGGAAGGCCGTATCTGCCCGAAATGTGGCGGCGGCATGGTGCTAAAGAATGGCCCGTATGGCAAGTTTGTCGGCTGCGCCAACTATCCGACCTGCAAGCACATCGAGCCGCTGGAAAAGCCCAAGGACACCGGTGTCACCTGCCCGGAGTGCAACAAAGGCACGCTGATCGAGCGCAAGAGCCGCTATGGCAAGCTGTTCTACAGCTGCAATACCTACCCGGCCTGCAAATACGCGACGTGGAATCCACCGCTGGCTGAAGCCTGCCCGCAGTGCAAGTGGCCGATTCTGACCCTGAAGACCACCAAGCGCCGTGGCACCGAAAAAGTGTGCCCGCAAAAGGAATGTGGTTACAGCGAAGTGGTGACGCCGCCCGAGCCCAAAGCCTGA
- the dprA gene encoding DNA-processing protein DprA, which produces MTEHEAWLRLTLTPGLGPASLLALLQRFHEPQHILTQREAVLAEVVPRKVAAALQHTPVDLPAHLDWLQQAGNSLLTLADADYPPQLLEIPTPPPVLFVKGRRDLLAQPALAVVGSRHATTGGFDTAHSFARSLSQAGWTIVSGLADGIDRAAHLGGLEGQGSTIAVVGTGLDRVYPAGNRELAHRVAAHGVLLSEYALGAPPLAGHFPQRNRIIAGLARGCLVVEATLNSGSLITARHALEQGRDVFAIPGSIHAPQSKGCHRLIKEGAKLVECADDILQELPAHPAVTLAPSAAPADLAPPAANWPQGLEYDPIDLDQLSLRSGRSAAELLPLLLQLELEGQVETLPGGRYRRRG; this is translated from the coding sequence ATGACCGAACACGAGGCCTGGTTGCGCCTCACATTGACGCCGGGCCTGGGCCCGGCGTCTTTGTTGGCACTGCTGCAACGCTTCCATGAACCGCAGCATATCCTCACCCAGCGGGAAGCCGTACTGGCTGAGGTTGTCCCGCGCAAGGTCGCGGCAGCTTTGCAGCACACGCCGGTCGATTTGCCTGCGCATCTGGACTGGCTGCAGCAGGCTGGCAACAGTCTGCTGACGCTGGCCGATGCCGACTACCCGCCGCAGCTGCTGGAGATTCCCACCCCACCACCGGTGCTGTTCGTCAAAGGCAGGCGCGACTTGCTGGCCCAGCCTGCGCTGGCGGTGGTGGGTAGCCGCCACGCCACCACCGGTGGCTTTGATACCGCACACAGTTTTGCCCGCAGCCTGTCACAGGCGGGCTGGACCATCGTCAGTGGGCTGGCCGATGGCATCGACCGTGCCGCCCATCTGGGGGGGCTGGAGGGGCAAGGCAGCACCATTGCGGTGGTGGGCACCGGGCTGGATCGGGTGTATCCGGCGGGCAACCGGGAGTTGGCCCACCGGGTCGCCGCTCACGGGGTGTTGCTCTCAGAGTATGCGCTGGGTGCGCCGCCACTGGCTGGGCATTTCCCGCAGCGTAACCGTATCATTGCGGGCCTGGCGCGTGGCTGCCTGGTGGTAGAGGCTACCCTCAACAGTGGCTCGCTGATCACCGCCCGGCACGCTCTGGAGCAGGGGCGCGATGTGTTTGCCATCCCCGGCTCGATCCATGCCCCGCAAAGCAAGGGCTGTCATCGCCTGATCAAGGAAGGCGCCAAACTGGTGGAGTGTGCCGATGACATCCTGCAGGAATTACCCGCCCACCCAGCCGTCACGCTCGCACCCTCCGCTGCACCAGCAGACTTGGCGCCCCCTGCAGCAAACTGGCCACAGGGTCTGGAATATGACCCGATCGACCTGGATCAACTGAGCCTGCGCAGTGGTCGCAGTGCCGCAGAATTGCTGCCGCTGCTGCTGCAGCTGGAGCTGGAGGGGCAGGTGGAAACGCTGCCGGGTGGACGTTACCGTCGTCGCGGCTGA
- a CDS encoding bifunctional nicotinamide-nucleotide adenylyltransferase/Nudix hydroxylase, protein MNHYTHLVYIGRFQPMHAAHLKTLQRALRLADHVIVLVGTAFKPRTIKNPFSYEERRMMLLDCLSNEERERVSILPLRDYLYNEHQWLAQVHATVAQQVAHLQEPARIGLIGHLKDHSSYYLKTFPQWTLEDVENIDGLDATTLRQWYFGDDSNESGTPRWDMLLRTRVPLPVLDYLRAFAETRDYLLLKQEQAFTQQYRAAWADAPYPPTFFTVDAVVVCQGHVLLVKRRAQPGKGLWALPGGFVGQDERAEEAMLRELREETGIDEMRAILQTSIKDRRLFDHPERSLRGRTLTEAFLIELPWFELPKVKGGDDAEKARWFPLGDLPELEHHLYEDHLEIINGLLGVA, encoded by the coding sequence ATGAATCATTACACCCATCTGGTGTACATCGGCCGTTTTCAGCCGATGCATGCCGCACACCTCAAAACCCTGCAGCGTGCGCTACGCCTGGCTGACCATGTGATTGTGCTGGTCGGTACCGCCTTCAAACCTCGAACCATCAAAAACCCGTTCAGCTATGAAGAGCGGCGCATGATGCTGCTGGACTGCCTGAGTAACGAAGAGCGCGAGCGGGTCAGCATCCTGCCGCTACGCGATTACCTGTATAACGAACACCAATGGCTGGCACAAGTACACGCGACGGTTGCGCAGCAGGTGGCACACCTGCAGGAGCCTGCGCGCATCGGCTTGATCGGCCACCTGAAGGATCACAGCTCCTATTACCTGAAAACCTTTCCGCAGTGGACGCTGGAAGATGTTGAGAATATCGACGGTCTGGATGCCACTACGTTGCGGCAATGGTATTTCGGTGATGACAGCAACGAGAGTGGTACGCCGCGCTGGGACATGCTGCTGCGTACCCGGGTACCGCTGCCGGTGCTGGATTACCTGCGCGCCTTTGCTGAAACCCGCGATTATCTGTTGCTGAAGCAGGAGCAAGCCTTTACCCAGCAGTACCGTGCCGCCTGGGCTGATGCGCCCTACCCACCCACCTTCTTTACCGTCGATGCGGTGGTGGTGTGTCAGGGGCATGTGCTGCTGGTGAAGCGGCGCGCACAGCCGGGCAAAGGGCTGTGGGCGCTGCCGGGTGGTTTTGTCGGGCAGGATGAGCGGGCGGAAGAGGCCATGCTGCGCGAACTGCGAGAGGAAACCGGCATCGACGAGATGCGCGCCATCTTGCAGACCTCGATCAAGGATCGCCGTCTGTTCGACCATCCGGAACGCTCCTTGCGTGGCCGCACGCTGACCGAAGCCTTCCTGATTGAACTGCCGTGGTTTGAACTGCCCAAGGTCAAAGGCGGGGACGATGCGGAAAAAGCCCGCTGGTTTCCGCTGGGTGATCTGCCGGAGCTGGAGCATCACCTGTACGAAGATCATCTGGAAATCATCAACGGCCTGCTGGGTGTGGCCTGA
- a CDS encoding LysM peptidoglycan-binding domain-containing protein — protein sequence MLAALGLAKADTLQLQDNHPNTYTVRRGDTLWDISGKFLKQPWRWPEIWNMNRDEIKNPHWIYPGDLIVLDMVDGQPRLSVSRGATMKGGTIKVRPQVRIEGLDGDAIPTIASSIIDPFLSQPKVITNEQLLTSPRIGAGGELRVVFGAGDYVYAEGLDGQKQGSVWQIYRQGKALKDPADKDEKIILGHEALYLGDARLDVVGKVSKLTILRAEREITYHDRLLAAPEPSLRNYQPHAPSFQLNAQVVSSYGDMAEVGQYFMVVLNKGALDGIEVGHVLQALKAPRLMQKVNSSDPDLYTLPEVAGEVMVFRVFDHLSYALVMRSTDVIKARDVVVSP from the coding sequence ATGCTTGCCGCACTGGGCTTGGCAAAAGCGGATACCCTGCAACTGCAGGACAATCACCCGAATACCTATACCGTTCGTCGGGGAGACACCTTGTGGGACATCTCCGGCAAGTTCCTGAAACAACCCTGGCGCTGGCCGGAAATCTGGAACATGAACCGGGATGAAATCAAGAACCCGCACTGGATCTATCCGGGTGATCTGATCGTACTGGACATGGTGGATGGTCAGCCGCGCCTTTCCGTCTCGCGTGGCGCCACTATGAAGGGTGGCACCATCAAGGTTCGTCCGCAGGTGCGGATTGAGGGGCTGGATGGCGACGCCATTCCCACCATTGCCTCGTCGATCATCGACCCCTTCCTGTCGCAACCCAAGGTCATTACCAACGAGCAGTTGCTGACCTCGCCACGCATTGGTGCCGGTGGTGAGCTGCGCGTGGTGTTCGGTGCGGGCGACTACGTCTACGCCGAGGGCCTGGACGGCCAGAAGCAGGGTAGTGTCTGGCAAATCTACCGTCAGGGCAAAGCCCTGAAAGACCCGGCGGACAAGGACGAGAAAATCATCCTCGGCCATGAAGCCCTCTATCTGGGAGATGCCCGGCTGGACGTGGTGGGCAAGGTCAGCAAGCTGACCATCCTGCGTGCCGAGCGCGAAATCACCTATCACGACCGGCTGCTTGCCGCCCCGGAGCCTTCGCTGCGTAACTACCAGCCGCACGCGCCATCATTCCAGCTGAACGCACAAGTCGTCTCCAGCTATGGCGATATGGCAGAAGTCGGCCAGTACTTCATGGTGGTGCTGAACAAGGGCGCGCTGGACGGTATTGAAGTAGGCCATGTGCTGCAGGCCCTGAAAGCCCCGCGCCTGATGCAAAAGGTCAATTCGTCCGACCCGGACCTGTACACCTTGCCGGAAGTGGCCGGAGAAGTGATGGTGTTCCGGGTGTTTGATCACCTGTCCTACGCGCTGGTGATGCGCTCGACCGACGTGATCAAGGCGCGTGATGTGGTTGTCAGCCCTTAA